In Truepera sp., the sequence CCCGAAGGACCCGCGCCAATGGACGGCGCTGATCCGAAAGGCGATGCGCCACTGGATCGAGCGCTACGGTGCGGAGGAAGTCAGAAGCTGGTACTTCGAGGTCTGGAACGAGCCGAACCTGACCGTCTTCGGGACCGGTCTGCAGGAAGACTATTTCGCGCTCTATCGCCTCACCGTAGAGGCCATGAAGAGCGTCGACGGAGCCCTGCGAGTAGGGGGGCCGGCAACCGCCAACGGCGAGTGGGTCGCGGATTTCGTCGCCTTCACCCAGAAGCACGACCTGGCGGCCGATTTCATCACCACCCACCAGTACCCCACCGACGCCTTCGGCAGCCCGGGAGACGACACCGAGCACCAGTTGGCCAAGAGCACGCGCGGCTTCATGCGCGAGAGGGCGCTGGACGCTCGGCGCGAAGCGGCAGGACGCCCGCTTTACTACACCGAGTGGAGCACCTCGTCCAACCCGCGTGACAAGCTGCACGACGAGCCGTTCGCGGCGGCATTTGCGACCAATATCCTCATGAGCGTGGACGACACCGTGGACGGCTATAGCTGGTGGACCTTCTCGGACATCTTCGACGAGAACCAGATGCCCGGCACGGCCTTCGAGGGTGGCTTCGGTCTGCTGAGCATCCACGGCATCGCCAAGCCCGTGTACCGGGCGTTCGAGCTCTTGCACAAACTTGGGCACCGGCAGTTGGTGGTCGACGGCCGGCACGACACGGTGTCTGCTTGGGTCGTAATGAGCGACGACGGCACACGCGCCACCCTTCTCCTGACGAACCACGCCCTGCCGCTCCACTCCGTCCGCACCGAGACCGTTCGCTTCGAACTGCGCGATGCGCCGACGCCGCTTAGCGCGAGCATCGAGCGCGTGGACGACGAGCATGCCAACGCACCGGGTGCTTGGCGCCACATGGGACAGCCGAACGACCTCCATGCAGAGAAGCTCGAACAACTGCACGAAGCGTCGCGCTTGGTGGTGGAGAAGCTCGACTTCGACCACGCCGACGGCGTCACCGTCGTCGAACTGCAGTTGCCGCCGCACGGCGTGGCCGCGGTGACGTTGGAGCTCGGACCGAACGCGACATGACCGCGGCGACCAACGACGAGATGCTCCACGCGCTGCAACGCGCCGCCTTCAGCTACTTCACCCACGAGACGAACCCGGCCAACGGCTTGATCGCCGACCGGACCGAACCCGGTGGGCCGGCGAGCATCGCAGCCACCGGGCTGGGGTTGAGCAGTTACCCCGTGGCCGCCGAGCGCGGCTTCCTGACACGCGCCGAGGCCGCCGAGCGCACGTTGGTGACGTTGCGCTTCTTCGCCGCCAGCGAACAGTCACAGGCCGCCGACGCCACCGGCTGGCGTGGCTTCTACTACCACTTCCTCGACATTAACAGCGGCCGCCGCGTCTGGCGTTGCGAGCTATCGACGATCGACACGGCGTTGCTGATCGCCGGCATGCTCACCGCCGCGCAGTACTTCGGCGCCGATAACGCCGCGGAGGTGGAGATCCGCGAGCTTGCCACCATGCTTTACGAGCGCGTCGAGTGGGCTTGGATGCTGAACGGCGGCGCGACCATCTCCATGGGGTGGAAGCCACGTAGCGGCTTCCTCAACTGGCGGTGGCAGGGTTACAACGAGGCGCTGATCTTGTACCTGCTAGCGCTGGGCTCGCCGAGCCATCCGATCGAGCCCGGCAGCTACGACGCCTGGACCTCGACCTACCGTTGGAAGAAGGTCTACGGCCACGAGTTCCTCTACGCCGGGCCGCTGTTCATCCACCAACTGTCGCACCTGTGGATCGATTTCCGCGGCATCCGCGACGCGTTCATGCGCGACAAGCAGAGCGACTATTTCGAGAACAGCCGGCGAGCCACTTACGTCCAGCAGCAGTACGCGGTGCGCAACAGCCGTGGGCTACGCGGTTACG encodes:
- a CDS encoding glycosyl hydrolase; amino-acid sequence: MPTFACSLNEETTPLNHVWEHTVGSGHAALALRADWRAQLERCRRELGFRHVRFHGLLTHPMDIVVHRDDKALYSFFNADQIFDYLLSIGMKPFVELSFMPDALASGTKTAFSYRANVTAPKDPRQWTALIRKAMRHWIERYGAEEVRSWYFEVWNEPNLTVFGTGLQEDYFALYRLTVEAMKSVDGALRVGGPATANGEWVADFVAFTQKHDLAADFITTHQYPTDAFGSPGDDTEHQLAKSTRGFMRERALDARREAAGRPLYYTEWSTSSNPRDKLHDEPFAAAFATNILMSVDDTVDGYSWWTFSDIFDENQMPGTAFEGGFGLLSIHGIAKPVYRAFELLHKLGHRQLVVDGRHDTVSAWVVMSDDGTRATLLLTNHALPLHSVRTETVRFELRDAPTPLSASIERVDDEHANAPGAWRHMGQPNDLHAEKLEQLHEASRLVVEKLDFDHADGVTVVELQLPPHGVAAVTLELGPNAT
- a CDS encoding glucoamylase family protein, producing MTAATNDEMLHALQRAAFSYFTHETNPANGLIADRTEPGGPASIAATGLGLSSYPVAAERGFLTRAEAAERTLVTLRFFAASEQSQAADATGWRGFYYHFLDINSGRRVWRCELSTIDTALLIAGMLTAAQYFGADNAAEVEIRELATMLYERVEWAWMLNGGATISMGWKPRSGFLNWRWQGYNEALILYLLALGSPSHPIEPGSYDAWTSTYRWKKVYGHEFLYAGPLFIHQLSHLWIDFRGIRDAFMRDKQSDYFENSRRATYVQQQYAVRNSRGLRGYGEHTWGVTASDGPGPAERKVDGVKRRFFDYRARGVPYGPDDGTLAPWAVAASLPFAPEIVLPTLQALTRHPLHLTSHYGFRATVNETFISRDGKGWVSPSHLGLNQGPIVIMIENYLSGLPWRWMRGCRPLVLGLRRAGFSGGWLGG